From a region of the Danio aesculapii chromosome 4, fDanAes4.1, whole genome shotgun sequence genome:
- the LOC130223414 gene encoding cleavage and polyadenylation specificity factor subunit 6 isoform X3 produces MADGVDHIDIYADVEEEFNQESDYPVHDQIDLYDDVISPSANNGDAPEDRDYLDSLPAPGGNEGSKGAPANVVYTYNGKRIALYIGNLTWWTTDEDLTDAIRSIGINDVLEIKFFENRANGQSKGFALVCVGSDSSSRKLMDLLSKRELHGQNPIVTPCNKQSLSQFEMQSRKSTQSGQMSGEGKAGPPGSGSRGGGFPPGKGQRRFPGPPGQGDRFPGPVGPGGPPPHFPGMQGLPRLPSGPPGPLGPPGPPPPGQGLPPPLSGPPNRGDRPPPPVMFPGQFGQPPMGPMPPGPPPPGYGPPPGPPPPQQGPPPPGPFPPRPPGPLGPPLGLAPPPHMQGPPPGGPPPAPHVNPAFFPPPGNNMPSSDGRGPPPGDPYGRPPPYDRDFPGGRDMDASRTPLSEAEFEEIMNRNRAISSSAISRAVSDASAADYGSAIETLVTAISLIKQSKVSADDRCKVLISSLQDCLHGIESKSYGSVAGAMADLNQGCNGFYRRERSRERDHSRSREKSRRHKSRSRDRHEDYYRERSRERDRHRERDRDRERDREREREYRHR; encoded by the exons ATGGCGGACGGTGTTGACCACATCGATATTTACGCGGATGTAGAAGAGGAATTTAACCAG GAGTCGGATTATCCTGTTCATGACCAGATTGACCTGTATGATGATGTCATCTCTCCATCTGCCAACAACGGGGACGCACCTGAGGATCGAGATTACCTGGATTCCCTTCCGGCACCTGGAGGCAACGAGGGCTCCAAAGGGGCTCCAGCTAATGTCGTCTACACCTACAATGGCAAACGGATCGCTCTGTACATCGGAAACCTCACATGG tggACCACTGATGAAGATTTAACAGATGCTATTCGTTCAATTGGCATTAATGATGTGCTAGAGATTAAGTTTTTTGAGAACAGAGCAAATGGCCAGTCTAAAGG GTTTGCTCTGGTCTGCGTGGGATCAGATTCCTCTTCCAGGAAGCTTATGGATCTGTTGTCTAAACGGGAGCTGCACGGACAAAACCCGATCGTCACCCCTTGCAACAAACAGTCTCTCAGCCAGTTCGAGATGCAGTCACGAAAAA GCACACAGTCAGGACAGATGTCAGGAGAGGGGAAGGCTGGTCCTCCAGGCTCAGGATCTCGAGGTGGAGGATTCCCTCCTGGCAAAGGTCAGAGACGCTTTCCTGGGCCACCTGGACAAGGAGACCGCTTCCCTGGGCCGGTTGGACCTGGTGGACCACCACCACACTTTCCAG GTATGCAGGGCCTACCACGTCTTCCCTCTGGCCCACCTGGGCCCCTGGGACCCCCAGGCCCCCCTCCACCTGGACAAGGTCTGCCGCCTCCTCTCAGCGGACCCCCTAACAGAGGAGACCGTCCTCCTCCACCTGTCATGTTTCCTGGTCAGTTCGGGCAACCTCCAATGGGCCCAATGCCTCCTGGGCCTCCTCCACCGGGATATGGGCCTCCCCCAGGCCCCCCTCCACCTCAGCAGGGACCACCCCCTCCAGGACCCTTCCCTCCCCGTCCACCTGGTCCCTTAGGACCCCCGCTTGGCCTCGCACCTCCACCGCACATGCAGGGACCCCCACCTGGAGGTCCACCACCAGCTCCTCATGTCAACCCGGCCTTCTTCCCACCGCCTGGAAACAACATGCCATCATCTGACGGCAGAGGACCCCCACCTGGAGACCCCTACGGCCGCCCGCCTCCTTACGACAGAGACTTTCCTGGTGGCAG GGACATGGATGCGTCTCGCACTCCTCTGAGCGAAGCTGAGTTTGAGGAGATCATGAACCGGAACAGAGCGATTTCCAGCAGCGCTATTTCAAGAGCCGTTTCAGATGCCAGTGCAG CTGATTACGGCAGTGCTATAGAGACTCTGGTGACTGCTATCTCTCTGATCAAGCAGTCAAAGGTTTCTGCTGACGACCGCTGCAAAGTTCTCATCAGCTCACTGCAGGACTGCTTGCATGGAATCGAGTCCAAATCGTATGGCTCTGTGGCAGG TGCCATGGCAGATTTAAATCAGGGATGCAATGGATTTTA CCGACGGGAGCGGTCCAGGGAGCGAGACCACAGTCGCTCTCGTGAGAAGAGCCGCCGGCACAAATCTCGCAGTCGAGACCGACACGAGGATTACTACCGGGAGCGCAGCCGAGAGAGAGACCGCCATCGTGAGCGAGACAGAGACCGCGAGAGAGACAGAGAACGCGAGAGGGAATATCGCCACCGTTAG
- the LOC130223414 gene encoding cleavage and polyadenylation specificity factor subunit 6 isoform X1, with protein MADGVDHIDIYADVEEEFNQESDYPVHDQIDLYDDVISPSANNGDAPEDRDYLDSLPAPGGNEGSKGAPANVVYTYNGKRIALYIGNLTWWTTDEDLTDAIRSIGINDVLEIKFFENRANGQSKGFALVCVGSDSSSRKLMDLLSKRELHGQNPIVTPCNKQSLSQFEMQSRKSERRGFDNSHYHKGTQSGQMSGEGKAGPPGSGSRGGGFPPGKGQRRFPGPPGQGDRFPGPVGPGGPPPHFPGMQGLPRLPSGPPGPLGPPGPPPPGQGLPPPLSGPPNRGDRPPPPVMFPGQFGQPPMGPMPPGPPPPGYGPPPGPPPPQQGPPPPGPFPPRPPGPLGPPLGLAPPPHMQGPPPGGPPPAPHVNPAFFPPPGNNMPSSDGRGPPPGDPYGRPPPYDRDFPGGRDMDASRTPLSEAEFEEIMNRNRAISSSAISRAVSDASAADYGSAIETLVTAISLIKQSKVSADDRCKVLISSLQDCLHGIESKSYGSVAGAMADLNQGCNGFYRRERSRERDHSRSREKSRRHKSRSRDRHEDYYRERSRERDRHRERDRDRERDREREREYRHR; from the exons ATGGCGGACGGTGTTGACCACATCGATATTTACGCGGATGTAGAAGAGGAATTTAACCAG GAGTCGGATTATCCTGTTCATGACCAGATTGACCTGTATGATGATGTCATCTCTCCATCTGCCAACAACGGGGACGCACCTGAGGATCGAGATTACCTGGATTCCCTTCCGGCACCTGGAGGCAACGAGGGCTCCAAAGGGGCTCCAGCTAATGTCGTCTACACCTACAATGGCAAACGGATCGCTCTGTACATCGGAAACCTCACATGG tggACCACTGATGAAGATTTAACAGATGCTATTCGTTCAATTGGCATTAATGATGTGCTAGAGATTAAGTTTTTTGAGAACAGAGCAAATGGCCAGTCTAAAGG GTTTGCTCTGGTCTGCGTGGGATCAGATTCCTCTTCCAGGAAGCTTATGGATCTGTTGTCTAAACGGGAGCTGCACGGACAAAACCCGATCGTCACCCCTTGCAACAAACAGTCTCTCAGCCAGTTCGAGATGCAGTCACGAAAAAGTGAGCGCAGAGGATTCGACAATTCACATTATCATAAAG GCACACAGTCAGGACAGATGTCAGGAGAGGGGAAGGCTGGTCCTCCAGGCTCAGGATCTCGAGGTGGAGGATTCCCTCCTGGCAAAGGTCAGAGACGCTTTCCTGGGCCACCTGGACAAGGAGACCGCTTCCCTGGGCCGGTTGGACCTGGTGGACCACCACCACACTTTCCAG GTATGCAGGGCCTACCACGTCTTCCCTCTGGCCCACCTGGGCCCCTGGGACCCCCAGGCCCCCCTCCACCTGGACAAGGTCTGCCGCCTCCTCTCAGCGGACCCCCTAACAGAGGAGACCGTCCTCCTCCACCTGTCATGTTTCCTGGTCAGTTCGGGCAACCTCCAATGGGCCCAATGCCTCCTGGGCCTCCTCCACCGGGATATGGGCCTCCCCCAGGCCCCCCTCCACCTCAGCAGGGACCACCCCCTCCAGGACCCTTCCCTCCCCGTCCACCTGGTCCCTTAGGACCCCCGCTTGGCCTCGCACCTCCACCGCACATGCAGGGACCCCCACCTGGAGGTCCACCACCAGCTCCTCATGTCAACCCGGCCTTCTTCCCACCGCCTGGAAACAACATGCCATCATCTGACGGCAGAGGACCCCCACCTGGAGACCCCTACGGCCGCCCGCCTCCTTACGACAGAGACTTTCCTGGTGGCAG GGACATGGATGCGTCTCGCACTCCTCTGAGCGAAGCTGAGTTTGAGGAGATCATGAACCGGAACAGAGCGATTTCCAGCAGCGCTATTTCAAGAGCCGTTTCAGATGCCAGTGCAG CTGATTACGGCAGTGCTATAGAGACTCTGGTGACTGCTATCTCTCTGATCAAGCAGTCAAAGGTTTCTGCTGACGACCGCTGCAAAGTTCTCATCAGCTCACTGCAGGACTGCTTGCATGGAATCGAGTCCAAATCGTATGGCTCTGTGGCAGG TGCCATGGCAGATTTAAATCAGGGATGCAATGGATTTTA CCGACGGGAGCGGTCCAGGGAGCGAGACCACAGTCGCTCTCGTGAGAAGAGCCGCCGGCACAAATCTCGCAGTCGAGACCGACACGAGGATTACTACCGGGAGCGCAGCCGAGAGAGAGACCGCCATCGTGAGCGAGACAGAGACCGCGAGAGAGACAGAGAACGCGAGAGGGAATATCGCCACCGTTAG
- the LOC130223414 gene encoding cleavage and polyadenylation specificity factor subunit 6 isoform X2, translating to MADGVDHIDIYADVEEEFNQESDYPVHDQIDLYDDVISPSANNGDAPEDRDYLDSLPAPGGNEGSKGAPANVVYTYNGKRIALYIGNLTWWTTDEDLTDAIRSIGINDVLEIKFFENRANGQSKGFALVCVGSDSSSRKLMDLLSKRELHGQNPIVTPCNKQSLSQFEMQSRKSERRGFDNSHYHKGTQSGQMSGEGKAGPPGSGSRGGGFPPGKGQRRFPGPPGQGDRFPGPVGPGGPPPHFPGMQGLPRLPSGPPGPLGPPGPPPPGQGLPPPLSGPPNRGDRPPPPVMFPGQFGQPPMGPMPPGPPPPGYGPPPGPPPPQQGPPPPGPFPPRPPGPLGPPLGLAPPPHMQGPPPGGPPPAPHVNPAFFPPPGNNMPSSDGRGPPPGDPYGRPPPYDRDFPGGRDMDASRTPLSEAEFEEIMNRNRAISSSAISRAVSDASAADYGSAIETLVTAISLIKQSKVSADDRCKVLISSLQDCLHGIESKSYGSVAGRRERSRERDHSRSREKSRRHKSRSRDRHEDYYRERSRERDRHRERDRDRERDREREREYRHR from the exons ATGGCGGACGGTGTTGACCACATCGATATTTACGCGGATGTAGAAGAGGAATTTAACCAG GAGTCGGATTATCCTGTTCATGACCAGATTGACCTGTATGATGATGTCATCTCTCCATCTGCCAACAACGGGGACGCACCTGAGGATCGAGATTACCTGGATTCCCTTCCGGCACCTGGAGGCAACGAGGGCTCCAAAGGGGCTCCAGCTAATGTCGTCTACACCTACAATGGCAAACGGATCGCTCTGTACATCGGAAACCTCACATGG tggACCACTGATGAAGATTTAACAGATGCTATTCGTTCAATTGGCATTAATGATGTGCTAGAGATTAAGTTTTTTGAGAACAGAGCAAATGGCCAGTCTAAAGG GTTTGCTCTGGTCTGCGTGGGATCAGATTCCTCTTCCAGGAAGCTTATGGATCTGTTGTCTAAACGGGAGCTGCACGGACAAAACCCGATCGTCACCCCTTGCAACAAACAGTCTCTCAGCCAGTTCGAGATGCAGTCACGAAAAAGTGAGCGCAGAGGATTCGACAATTCACATTATCATAAAG GCACACAGTCAGGACAGATGTCAGGAGAGGGGAAGGCTGGTCCTCCAGGCTCAGGATCTCGAGGTGGAGGATTCCCTCCTGGCAAAGGTCAGAGACGCTTTCCTGGGCCACCTGGACAAGGAGACCGCTTCCCTGGGCCGGTTGGACCTGGTGGACCACCACCACACTTTCCAG GTATGCAGGGCCTACCACGTCTTCCCTCTGGCCCACCTGGGCCCCTGGGACCCCCAGGCCCCCCTCCACCTGGACAAGGTCTGCCGCCTCCTCTCAGCGGACCCCCTAACAGAGGAGACCGTCCTCCTCCACCTGTCATGTTTCCTGGTCAGTTCGGGCAACCTCCAATGGGCCCAATGCCTCCTGGGCCTCCTCCACCGGGATATGGGCCTCCCCCAGGCCCCCCTCCACCTCAGCAGGGACCACCCCCTCCAGGACCCTTCCCTCCCCGTCCACCTGGTCCCTTAGGACCCCCGCTTGGCCTCGCACCTCCACCGCACATGCAGGGACCCCCACCTGGAGGTCCACCACCAGCTCCTCATGTCAACCCGGCCTTCTTCCCACCGCCTGGAAACAACATGCCATCATCTGACGGCAGAGGACCCCCACCTGGAGACCCCTACGGCCGCCCGCCTCCTTACGACAGAGACTTTCCTGGTGGCAG GGACATGGATGCGTCTCGCACTCCTCTGAGCGAAGCTGAGTTTGAGGAGATCATGAACCGGAACAGAGCGATTTCCAGCAGCGCTATTTCAAGAGCCGTTTCAGATGCCAGTGCAG CTGATTACGGCAGTGCTATAGAGACTCTGGTGACTGCTATCTCTCTGATCAAGCAGTCAAAGGTTTCTGCTGACGACCGCTGCAAAGTTCTCATCAGCTCACTGCAGGACTGCTTGCATGGAATCGAGTCCAAATCGTATGGCTCTGTGGCAGG CCGACGGGAGCGGTCCAGGGAGCGAGACCACAGTCGCTCTCGTGAGAAGAGCCGCCGGCACAAATCTCGCAGTCGAGACCGACACGAGGATTACTACCGGGAGCGCAGCCGAGAGAGAGACCGCCATCGTGAGCGAGACAGAGACCGCGAGAGAGACAGAGAACGCGAGAGGGAATATCGCCACCGTTAG
- the yeats4 gene encoding YEATS domain-containing protein 4 yields MFKKMAEFGPDSGGRVKGVTIVKPIVFGNVARYFGKKREDDGHTHQWTVYVKPYRNEDMSAYVKKIQFKLHESYGNPLRVVTKPPYEITETGWGEFEIIIKIFFIDPNERPVTLYHLLKLFQSDSSAMPKKTVVSEFYDEMIFQDPTAMMQQLLNTTRQLTLGAYKHETEFAELEIRTREKLESAKKKTSLEITELKERLKASRENINFLKGEIRRLEEDDQMKEH; encoded by the exons ATGTTCAAGAAGATGGCTGAATTTGGTCCAGATTCGGGGGGACGGGTAAAG ggAGTGACTATCGTGAAACCTATTGTGTTTGGAAACGTCGCACGTTATTTTGGCAAAAAGAGAGAAGACGACGGACACACTCATCAATGGACAGTTTATGTGAAACCTTACAGAAATGAG GACATGTCTGCTTATGTCAAGAAAATACAGTTCAAACTGCATGAAAGTTATGGAAATCCTTTAAGAG tggtTACAAAGCCTCCGTATGAGATTACAGAGACGGGATGGGGAGAGTTTGAGATCATCATTAAGATCTTCTTCATCGATCCAAACGAGAGACCA gtCACTCTGTATCATCTGCTGAAGCTCTTTCAGTCAGACTCCAGCGCCATGCCCAAGAAGACGGTCGTGTCCGAGTTCTACGATGAGATG ATATTTCAGGACCCGACAGCCATGATGCAGCAGCTCCTGAACACCACCAGACAGCTGACGCTTGGCGCTTATAAACATGAGACCGAGT TTGCAGAGCTGGAGATACGAACTCGAGAAAAGCTGGAATCAGCAAAGAAAAAGACGAGTCTGGAGATCACGGAGCTGAAGGAGAGACTGAAGGCGTCCAGAGAAAACATCAACTTTCTGAAGGGAGAGATCCGCAGACTGGAGGAGGACGACCAGATGAAGGAGCACTGA
- the LOC130223414 gene encoding cleavage and polyadenylation specificity factor subunit 6 isoform X4 produces MADGVDHIDIYADVEEEFNQESDYPVHDQIDLYDDVISPSANNGDAPEDRDYLDSLPAPGGNEGSKGAPANVVYTYNGKRIALYIGNLTWWTTDEDLTDAIRSIGINDVLEIKFFENRANGQSKGFALVCVGSDSSSRKLMDLLSKRELHGQNPIVTPCNKQSLSQFEMQSRKSTQSGQMSGEGKAGPPGSGSRGGGFPPGKGQRRFPGPPGQGDRFPGPVGPGGPPPHFPGMQGLPRLPSGPPGPLGPPGPPPPGQGLPPPLSGPPNRGDRPPPPVMFPGQFGQPPMGPMPPGPPPPGYGPPPGPPPPQQGPPPPGPFPPRPPGPLGPPLGLAPPPHMQGPPPGGPPPAPHVNPAFFPPPGNNMPSSDGRGPPPGDPYGRPPPYDRDFPGGRDMDASRTPLSEAEFEEIMNRNRAISSSAISRAVSDASAADYGSAIETLVTAISLIKQSKVSADDRCKVLISSLQDCLHGIESKSYGSVAGRRERSRERDHSRSREKSRRHKSRSRDRHEDYYRERSRERDRHRERDRDRERDREREREYRHR; encoded by the exons ATGGCGGACGGTGTTGACCACATCGATATTTACGCGGATGTAGAAGAGGAATTTAACCAG GAGTCGGATTATCCTGTTCATGACCAGATTGACCTGTATGATGATGTCATCTCTCCATCTGCCAACAACGGGGACGCACCTGAGGATCGAGATTACCTGGATTCCCTTCCGGCACCTGGAGGCAACGAGGGCTCCAAAGGGGCTCCAGCTAATGTCGTCTACACCTACAATGGCAAACGGATCGCTCTGTACATCGGAAACCTCACATGG tggACCACTGATGAAGATTTAACAGATGCTATTCGTTCAATTGGCATTAATGATGTGCTAGAGATTAAGTTTTTTGAGAACAGAGCAAATGGCCAGTCTAAAGG GTTTGCTCTGGTCTGCGTGGGATCAGATTCCTCTTCCAGGAAGCTTATGGATCTGTTGTCTAAACGGGAGCTGCACGGACAAAACCCGATCGTCACCCCTTGCAACAAACAGTCTCTCAGCCAGTTCGAGATGCAGTCACGAAAAA GCACACAGTCAGGACAGATGTCAGGAGAGGGGAAGGCTGGTCCTCCAGGCTCAGGATCTCGAGGTGGAGGATTCCCTCCTGGCAAAGGTCAGAGACGCTTTCCTGGGCCACCTGGACAAGGAGACCGCTTCCCTGGGCCGGTTGGACCTGGTGGACCACCACCACACTTTCCAG GTATGCAGGGCCTACCACGTCTTCCCTCTGGCCCACCTGGGCCCCTGGGACCCCCAGGCCCCCCTCCACCTGGACAAGGTCTGCCGCCTCCTCTCAGCGGACCCCCTAACAGAGGAGACCGTCCTCCTCCACCTGTCATGTTTCCTGGTCAGTTCGGGCAACCTCCAATGGGCCCAATGCCTCCTGGGCCTCCTCCACCGGGATATGGGCCTCCCCCAGGCCCCCCTCCACCTCAGCAGGGACCACCCCCTCCAGGACCCTTCCCTCCCCGTCCACCTGGTCCCTTAGGACCCCCGCTTGGCCTCGCACCTCCACCGCACATGCAGGGACCCCCACCTGGAGGTCCACCACCAGCTCCTCATGTCAACCCGGCCTTCTTCCCACCGCCTGGAAACAACATGCCATCATCTGACGGCAGAGGACCCCCACCTGGAGACCCCTACGGCCGCCCGCCTCCTTACGACAGAGACTTTCCTGGTGGCAG GGACATGGATGCGTCTCGCACTCCTCTGAGCGAAGCTGAGTTTGAGGAGATCATGAACCGGAACAGAGCGATTTCCAGCAGCGCTATTTCAAGAGCCGTTTCAGATGCCAGTGCAG CTGATTACGGCAGTGCTATAGAGACTCTGGTGACTGCTATCTCTCTGATCAAGCAGTCAAAGGTTTCTGCTGACGACCGCTGCAAAGTTCTCATCAGCTCACTGCAGGACTGCTTGCATGGAATCGAGTCCAAATCGTATGGCTCTGTGGCAGG CCGACGGGAGCGGTCCAGGGAGCGAGACCACAGTCGCTCTCGTGAGAAGAGCCGCCGGCACAAATCTCGCAGTCGAGACCGACACGAGGATTACTACCGGGAGCGCAGCCGAGAGAGAGACCGCCATCGTGAGCGAGACAGAGACCGCGAGAGAGACAGAGAACGCGAGAGGGAATATCGCCACCGTTAG